Proteins found in one Vulpes vulpes isolate BD-2025 chromosome 13, VulVul3, whole genome shotgun sequence genomic segment:
- the FZD6 gene encoding frizzled-6, translating into MEMFTFLWTCVFLPFVRGHSLFTCEPITVPRCMKMAYNMTFFPNLMRHYDQSTAAVKMEPFLPLANLECSPNIETFLCKAFVPACTDQINVVPPCRKFCEKVYSDCKKLIDTFGMRWPEELECDRLQYCDETIPVTFDPHTQFLGTQKNTEQVQRDIGFWCPRHLKTSGGQGYKFLGIDQCAPPCPNMYFKSDELEFAKSFIGIVSIFCLCATLFTFLTFLIDVKRFRYPERPIIYYSVCYSIVSLMYFIGFLLGDRTACNKADEKLELGDTVVLGSQNKACTVLFMFLYFFTMAGTVWWVILTITWFLAAGRKWSCEAIEQKAVWFHAVAWGIPGFLTVMLLAMNKVEGDNISGVCFVGLYDLDASRYFVLLPLCLCVFVGLSLLLAGIISLNHVRQVIQHDGRNQEKLKKFMIRIGVFSGLYLVPLVTLLGCYVYEQVNRITWEITWVSDHCRQYHIPCPYQAKTETRPELALFMIKYLMTLIVGISAVFWVGSKKTCTEWAGFFKRNRKRDPISESRRVLQESCEFFLKHNSKVKHKKKHYKPSSHKLKVISKSMGTSTGATANHGTSAVTITNHDYLGQETLTEIQTSPETSVREVRADGASTPRSREQDCGEPASPAASSSRLCEEQADRKGRAGNGTDKISISESTRSEGRVTPKSDVTETGPVQSSNLQVPGSSEPGSLKGSTSLLVHSASGGRKEPGTGSHSDT; encoded by the exons CCCTTTCTTCCCCTTGCAAATTTGGAATGTTCACCAAACATTGAAACTTTCCTTTGCAAAGCTTTCGTACCAGCGTGCACAGACCAAATTAATGTGGTTCCACCTTGTCGTAAGTTTTGTGAGAAAGTATATTCTGATTGCAAAAAACTAATCGACACTTTTGGTATGCGATGGCCTGAGGAACTTGAATGTGACAG ATTGCAGTACTGTGATGAGACTATTCCTGTAACTTTTGATCCACACACACAGTTTCTTGGTACTCAGAAGAACACAGAGCAAGTCCAGAGAGACATTGGATTTTGGTGTCCAAGGCATCTTAAGACTTCTGGGGGACAAGGCTATAAGTTTCTGGGGATTGACCAGTGCGCGCCTCCATGCCctaacatgtattttaaaagcgATGAGCTAGAGTTTGcaaaaagttttattggaatagtTTCAATATTTTGTCTCTGTGCAACTCTGTTCACATTCCTTACTTTCTTAATTGATGTTAAAAGATTCAGATACCCAGAGAGACCAATTATATATTACTCCGTCTGCTACAGCATTGTGTCCCTAATGTACTTTATCGGATTCTTGTTAGGCGATCGCACAGCCTGCAACAAGGCGGATGAGAAGCTAGAACTCGGTGACACAGTAGTTCTGGGTTCTCAGAATAAGGCTTGCACTgttctgtttatgtttttgtattttttcacaaTGGCTGGCACCGTGTGGTGGGTGATTCTTACCATTACGTGGTTCTTAGCTGCAGGAAGAAAATGGAGTTGTGAAGCCATTGAACAAAAAGCAGTGTGGTTTCATGCTGTTGCATGGGGAATACCAGGTTTTCTGACTGTTATGCTTCTTGCTATGAACAAAGTTGAAGGAGACAACATTAGTGGCGTTTGCTTTGTTGGCCTTTATGACCTGGATGCTTCTCGCTACTTTGTACTCTTGCCACTGTGCCTTTGTGTGTTTGTCGGGCTGTCTCTTCTTTTAGCTGGCATTATTTCCTTAAATCATGTTCGACAAGTTATACAACATGACGGCCGGAACcaagagaaactaaagaaatttATGATTCGAATTGGAGTCTTTAGTGGCCTGTATCTTGTGCCACTGGTGACACTTCTGGGATGTTACGTCTATGAGCAGGTGAATAGGATCACCTGGGAGATAACTTGGGTCTCTGACCACTGTCGTCAGTACCATATCCCGTGTCCTTATCAG gctaAAACAGAAACTCGACCAGAATTGgctttatttatgataaaatatctGATGACATTAATTGTTGGTATCTCTGCTGTCTTCTGGGTTGGAAGCAAAAAGACATGCACAGAATGGGCTGGGTTTTTTAAACGAAATCGTAAGAGAGA TCCAATCAGTGAAAGTAGAAGAGTACTACAGGAGTCATGTGAGTTCTTCTTAAAGCACAATTCTAAAGTTAAGCACAAAAAGAAGCACTACAAACCAAGTTCGCACAAGCTGAAGGTCATTTCCAAATCCATGGGAACCAGCACAGGTGCTACAGCCAATCATGGCACTTCTGCAGTGACAATCACTAACCACGATTACTTAGGACAAGAAACTTTGACAGAAATACAAACCTCCCCTGAAACATCAGTGAGAGAGGTGAGAGCAGATGGAGCGAGCACTCCCAGATCAAGAGAACAGGACTGTGGGGAGCCAGCCTCCCCAGCAGCATCCAGCTCCCGACTCTGTGAGGAACAGGCTGACAGGAAAGGCCGGGCAGGCAATGGGACTGATAAGATCAGCATATCTGAAAGTACACGGAGTGAAGGAAG GGTAACTCCAAAAAGTGATGTCACTGAAACCGGCCCAGTGCAGAGCAGCAACTTGCAGGTCCCAGGCTCTTCAGAGCCCGGCAGCCTGAAAGGCTCCACATCACTGCTCGTTCACTCAGCTTCAGGAGGTAGAAAAGAGCCTGGCACTGGAAGTCACTCTGATACCTGA